The Thamnophis elegans isolate rThaEle1 chromosome Z, rThaEle1.pri, whole genome shotgun sequence genome contains a region encoding:
- the SMIM19 gene encoding small integral membrane protein 19 isoform X2 translates to MAGARALGESGGGGVAAMDYSVHEAWNEATNIYLLAVLASLALLVYARRNKRKIMRIFTLPPTVEIPPEPNFYDSMKKVRLRQQLEMYSIDD, encoded by the exons ATGGCCGGTGCCCGGGCGCTGGGCGAAAGTGGTGGGGGCGGTGTAGCCGCCATGGACTATTCAGTACATGAGGCTTGGAACGAAGCCACCAACATTTACTTATTGGCGGTGCTCGCCAGCTTGGCCCTGTTGGTGTACGCCCGCAG AAACAAGAGGAAGATTATGAGGATTTTTACATTACCTCCAACTGTAGAAATACCACCTGAACCAAATTTTTATGACAGCATGAAAAAAGTCCGTCTTCGCCAGCAATTAGAGATGTATTCTATTG ACGATTGA